The following proteins come from a genomic window of Methanocella conradii HZ254:
- a CDS encoding B12-binding domain-containing radical SAM protein — protein sequence METYKMTRILLINPPDKAESSTALRLKLPPLGLLYIAAYLEKHGFPVEVLDANLYDYTCERTAFEASKKSPDIVGVTATTVTLKSALNVIKAVRRAMPGVVTMIGGPHVTYMPSETLAECPELDIVVIGEGEETALELARSLEGLSHVTGRGGLREFIGRISNVRGIAYRDGSGLVRYAPPRPLIQDLDSIPFPARHLVPFEKYVVWDRRESAGMIMTSRGCPFACNYCISSRMAGTKFRGRSAKNVVDEVQLLHERYGLKGVEFIDDLFMMSHKRAKEIASEIKARGLDILWSASSRVNTINEELIRELKKSGLSSLYFGVESGSQRVLDLMNKRITLEQVRDAFKAARNNKIFTIGSFMFGYPGETLDEMNQTIKFSKELKPDIAQFTILTPYPGTPLYDELKSSGLIKSNGWDAYTFTEPIIDYEAFGFSGEKVKRMLIKAYMSFYLRPSYILAHLDTLPVVARVIKNLIKASVA from the coding sequence ATGGAGACGTATAAAATGACGAGAATCCTCCTGATAAACCCCCCTGATAAGGCGGAGTCCAGCACAGCGCTCAGGCTGAAGCTCCCGCCTCTCGGCCTCCTCTACATTGCCGCCTACCTGGAAAAGCATGGGTTTCCCGTGGAAGTGCTTGACGCAAATCTATATGACTATACCTGCGAGAGGACGGCCTTTGAGGCCAGTAAAAAGAGCCCTGACATCGTCGGCGTCACCGCGACCACAGTTACCCTGAAAAGCGCCCTGAACGTCATTAAAGCGGTTCGTCGAGCCATGCCCGGCGTCGTGACCATGATAGGCGGGCCTCACGTGACGTACATGCCATCCGAGACCCTTGCCGAATGCCCGGAGCTCGACATCGTGGTAATAGGCGAGGGCGAGGAGACCGCCCTGGAGCTTGCCAGATCCCTGGAAGGGCTGAGCCATGTTACGGGGCGAGGCGGCCTACGGGAATTTATTGGCAGGATATCAAATGTCAGAGGCATCGCTTACAGGGATGGCTCCGGCCTCGTCAGATACGCGCCTCCAAGGCCTTTAATACAGGACCTCGACTCCATACCCTTCCCGGCCAGGCACCTTGTGCCATTCGAAAAGTACGTGGTATGGGATAGGAGGGAGTCCGCCGGGATGATAATGACCAGCAGAGGGTGCCCCTTCGCCTGTAATTACTGCATATCGTCAAGGATGGCGGGCACAAAATTCAGGGGCAGGTCTGCGAAAAACGTGGTAGACGAGGTCCAGCTTCTCCATGAACGATACGGGCTTAAGGGCGTAGAGTTCATAGACGACCTGTTCATGATGAGCCATAAGCGGGCGAAGGAGATAGCCTCTGAGATCAAGGCGAGAGGGCTGGATATCCTGTGGTCCGCATCTTCGAGGGTCAACACCATAAATGAGGAATTGATAAGGGAATTAAAGAAAAGCGGGCTCTCATCGCTATACTTTGGGGTGGAGTCAGGCTCCCAGCGCGTGCTCGACCTCATGAATAAGCGCATCACCCTCGAGCAGGTAAGGGACGCGTTCAAGGCCGCAAGGAATAATAAAATATTTACGATAGGCTCGTTCATGTTCGGCTATCCTGGCGAGACCCTGGACGAGATGAACCAGACCATTAAATTCTCTAAGGAGCTTAAGCCTGACATTGCCCAGTTCACCATTCTCACGCCATATCCGGGCACGCCCTTATACGATGAGCTTAAGTCCTCTGGCCTAATCAAGAGTAACGGCTGGGACGCCTACACTTTCACCGAGCCCATCATAGATTATGAGGCTTTTGGGTTTAGCGGCGAAAAAGTGAAAAGGATGCTGATAAAAGCCTATATGAGCTTCTACCTTCGCCCGTCGTATATTTTAGCGCACCTTGACACTTTGCCGGTGGTAGCCAGGGTCATCAAGAACCTCATAAAGGCGAGCGTCGCTTAG
- a CDS encoding phosphoglycerate kinase — translation MLELMERDYCTMDDFDLEGKTVLLRAEFNSPLGPEGEILDDKRIRESVPTIKELEDAKVVLLAHQGRPGKKDFTTMERHARQLQRYVKQDVRYVDDIFGSHARSAIAGLEPGQVLMLENVRFYSEELLGLSPEAASRTIMVRKLAPLAQAFINDAFGAAHRSQCSLVGFTPVLPSGAGRLMQKEIDSLTEALKGGGEVVYVLGGAKVDDSIGVAKHVLEKGIASKVLVTGVVASVFLAASGIDIGGPNMDFLDKSGAMGELPLAKGILQKFGDKVVMPHDLAVNKDGKRLEISVRQLPTSFAISDIGHETIASFSDIVRHAERVILKGPAGVFEDPEFSAGTKEMLTAASNAKFSVVCGGHSAVLVDRLGLEDKFTHVSTGGGAAIDFLSGKPMPAIDALKAAKKRMMELISVRPH, via the coding sequence ATGCTGGAGCTTATGGAACGCGACTATTGTACGATGGACGATTTTGACCTTGAGGGAAAGACTGTCCTGCTGAGGGCGGAGTTCAACTCGCCTCTGGGGCCTGAGGGAGAGATCCTGGACGATAAGCGCATCAGGGAGAGCGTGCCGACGATTAAGGAATTAGAGGATGCGAAGGTCGTCCTGCTGGCACACCAGGGAAGGCCTGGAAAGAAGGACTTCACGACGATGGAGCGACACGCCAGGCAGCTTCAACGGTACGTAAAGCAGGACGTGCGCTACGTGGACGACATATTCGGGTCGCACGCCCGCTCTGCCATCGCGGGGCTCGAGCCTGGCCAGGTGCTCATGCTCGAGAACGTGAGGTTTTACTCGGAAGAGCTATTAGGCCTTTCGCCGGAGGCCGCCTCACGGACGATAATGGTGAGAAAGCTTGCGCCCCTGGCGCAGGCCTTCATCAACGACGCCTTCGGCGCCGCCCACCGCTCCCAGTGCTCGCTGGTGGGCTTTACCCCCGTGCTTCCGTCGGGCGCGGGCAGGCTCATGCAAAAGGAGATAGACTCGCTCACCGAGGCGCTCAAAGGGGGTGGGGAAGTGGTATATGTCCTGGGCGGGGCTAAAGTGGATGATAGCATTGGCGTCGCAAAGCATGTCCTTGAAAAAGGCATAGCGAGCAAAGTGCTCGTGACCGGCGTCGTGGCGAGCGTGTTCCTGGCGGCCTCGGGCATTGACATCGGCGGACCAAACATGGATTTCCTGGATAAGAGTGGAGCGATGGGCGAGCTGCCCCTGGCTAAAGGGATACTGCAAAAGTTCGGCGATAAAGTCGTCATGCCACATGACCTGGCAGTAAATAAGGATGGAAAGCGCCTTGAGATTAGCGTCAGGCAGCTTCCCACGAGCTTTGCCATTTCGGACATAGGCCATGAGACCATAGCGAGCTTCTCTGACATAGTCAGGCACGCGGAGAGAGTAATCCTCAAGGGCCCGGCGGGCGTTTTCGAGGACCCAGAGTTCTCAGCTGGCACCAAGGAGATGCTTACGGCCGCCTCTAATGCAAAGTTCTCGGTGGTGTGCGGCGGCCATAGCGCCGTGCTTGTCGACCGGCTTGGCCTGGAGGATAAATTCACTCACGTCTCGACCGGAGGAGGCGCTGCCATCGACTTTCTGAGCGGGAAGCCCATGCCCGCCATCGATGCGCTGAAAGCCGCCAAGAAAAGGATGATGGAGCTTATTAGCGTCAGGCCCCATTAA
- a CDS encoding cation-transporting P-type ATPase: MMSMIVLVKDGQMDKLTISLKEAEKTPVDGLFRRLSTGPDGLSGEEAARRLQVYGPNKMSPLLKSLLNFGRLEDFAIMALLFINVIVKYAQEKKASDACDVLKLLIYGILEREKVELM, encoded by the coding sequence ATGATGAGTATGATAGTGCTGGTAAAAGATGGCCAAATGGATAAGCTTACGATTAGCCTAAAAGAAGCTGAAAAGACCCCTGTGGATGGCCTTTTTAGAAGGCTCTCGACAGGGCCGGATGGCCTATCCGGGGAGGAGGCGGCGCGCCGCCTCCAGGTTTACGGCCCCAACAAGATGAGTCCACTTTTAAAGTCCTTATTGAACTTTGGGCGCCTGGAGGATTTCGCCATCATGGCGCTCCTTTTCATAAACGTGATAGTGAAGTATGCCCAGGAAAAGAAGGCGAGCGATGCCTGTGACGTCCTAAAGCTGCTCATATACGGCATACTTGAGAGAGAAAAGGTGGAATTGATGTAG